From one Synechocystis sp. PCC 6803 substr. PCC-P genomic stretch:
- a CDS encoding carotenoid oxygenase family protein encodes MTATLSRAAWASNFSQNAVEFDRTGLELISGQIPAELKGSLYRNGPGRLSRGSEKVGHWFDGDGAILAVHFGEGQAQGLYRYVQTQGYAEEEKAGRYLYGNYGMVDPQGVWHYWKSLLTQTDVLKNASNTSVMALPDRLWTLWEAGHPYALDLENLATLGTEDFGGAFQPGQPFSAHPLRDPVTGEIFSIGVDFQFNLNLYRLDRQGNLLKHRRLKLSRTPFCHSFCMAGRYLVLFLPPITLNQFSLLLGNVAYADALGWDAQGGTKIVVFDRQTLEIVSKGETESWFQWHYGNGCELDDGNVRLDFVRFNDFAQTNEYLREVPTGAVKTSTDGQLWQAILNPQTAKIVELTNVLSRSGEFPVINPQRTGQPWRYTYMALQRPAEILGSQWFGEIARIDYHTGDVTTAKLGEHQYPVEPLYIPHPDDGGRGWIITVVYDGDRHGSEVWLWDADRLQAEPICRLALPQVIPFSFHGTWRSV; translated from the coding sequence ATGACCGCTACCCTCTCCCGGGCCGCTTGGGCCAGCAATTTCAGCCAAAACGCAGTGGAATTTGACCGCACTGGATTGGAGCTGATCTCAGGACAAATTCCGGCGGAATTAAAGGGGAGTTTGTATCGCAATGGGCCGGGCCGCCTCAGTCGGGGTTCGGAAAAAGTCGGCCATTGGTTTGATGGGGATGGGGCGATTCTGGCGGTGCATTTTGGCGAAGGGCAAGCCCAAGGACTTTATCGTTACGTGCAAACCCAAGGTTACGCAGAGGAAGAAAAAGCAGGACGTTATCTTTACGGTAACTACGGCATGGTTGATCCTCAAGGGGTTTGGCATTACTGGAAAAGTTTGTTGACCCAGACCGATGTACTCAAAAATGCTTCTAATACCTCGGTAATGGCTCTGCCCGATCGCCTATGGACCCTGTGGGAAGCGGGGCATCCCTACGCTTTGGATCTAGAGAATTTAGCTACGTTGGGCACGGAGGATTTTGGCGGGGCTTTTCAACCGGGGCAACCTTTTTCCGCCCATCCTCTGCGGGATCCGGTCACGGGGGAAATTTTTAGTATTGGGGTGGATTTCCAATTTAACCTCAACCTTTACCGTCTAGACCGCCAGGGCAACTTGCTCAAGCACCGTCGTTTGAAACTGAGCCGCACTCCCTTCTGCCATAGTTTTTGCATGGCGGGGCGTTATCTGGTCCTGTTTTTACCCCCTATCACCCTCAATCAATTTTCTTTACTGTTGGGTAATGTGGCCTATGCCGATGCTCTGGGTTGGGATGCCCAAGGGGGAACAAAGATTGTGGTGTTCGATCGCCAAACGTTGGAAATTGTCAGTAAAGGGGAAACGGAATCCTGGTTCCAATGGCACTACGGCAACGGCTGTGAGTTGGACGATGGCAATGTGCGGCTCGATTTTGTTCGGTTCAACGATTTCGCCCAAACCAATGAATATTTGCGTGAAGTACCCACCGGAGCGGTGAAAACCTCCACGGATGGTCAACTATGGCAAGCTATCCTCAATCCCCAAACGGCCAAAATAGTTGAGTTAACCAATGTGCTGAGCCGCAGTGGGGAATTTCCGGTGATTAATCCCCAACGGACTGGGCAACCGTGGCGCTATACCTATATGGCTCTGCAACGACCGGCGGAAATCCTTGGTTCCCAATGGTTTGGGGAAATTGCCCGCATTGATTACCACACAGGGGATGTAACCACAGCTAAGCTAGGAGAGCATCAGTATCCCGTGGAACCCCTTTACATTCCCCACCCGGATGACGGCGGTCGGGGTTGGATTATCACTGTGGTCTATGACGGCGATCGCCATGGCAGTGAGGTGTGGCTATGGGATGCGGATCGTTTGCAGGCAGAACCCATTTGTCGTTTAGCTTTACCCCAGGTAATTCCCTTTAGTTTCCATGGCACTTGGCGATCGGTTTAG
- a CDS encoding type II toxin-antitoxin system Phd/YefM family antitoxin, translated as MKAITTTQAKDHLDELINAVISDLEPTIVSNNQGQQAVLISLDEFNSWQETLYLLSNPTNAEHLMASIKQAETGQIIKQKLPDLLEL; from the coding sequence ATGAAAGCAATTACAACCACCCAAGCCAAAGATCATTTGGATGAATTAATTAATGCTGTCATTTCTGATCTAGAACCAACCATCGTTAGCAACAATCAAGGTCAGCAGGCGGTATTAATATCATTGGATGAATTTAATTCTTGGCAAGAAACCCTTTACTTACTCTCTAATCCAACCAACGCAGAACATTTAATGGCATCGATTAAGCAAGCTGAAACTGGACAGATCATTAAGCAAAAATTACCAGATTTATTGGAACTGTGA
- a CDS encoding Txe/YoeB family addiction module toxin, which yields MKIAFTELSWHDYLWFQQNDKKLLKRINLLIKAIARDPFDGIGKPEPLKANLSGYWSRRINSEHRLVYTIADRDLLIISCRFHYQR from the coding sequence GTGAAAATCGCCTTTACCGAGCTATCTTGGCATGATTACCTCTGGTTTCAGCAAAATGATAAAAAACTTCTCAAAAGAATTAATTTACTCATTAAGGCAATTGCCAGGGATCCTTTTGATGGTATAGGAAAACCAGAACCACTCAAAGCAAATCTTTCCGGTTACTGGTCGAGGCGCATCAATTCTGAGCATCGTTTGGTGTACACGATTGCTGATCGAGATTTACTAATTATTTCCTGCCGATTCCATTATCAAAGGTAA
- a CDS encoding chromophore lyase CpcT/CpeT has protein sequence MSHSTDLSALARWMAADFSNQAQAFENPPFYAHIRVAIRPLDQAKFGDRLLFLEQAYDFMLQRPYRLRVLKLKVVEDHIEIENFKVKDEEKFYGAARDLGKLAQLTPADLEPMHGCDMIVEWTGTSFKGEVQPGRQCRVMRDGKETYLENSFEVSETGLISLDRGYDPETNERVWGSVAGAFHFVRWQSFADEVSF, from the coding sequence ATGTCCCATTCCACTGATCTTTCCGCCCTAGCCCGTTGGATGGCCGCCGATTTTAGCAACCAGGCCCAAGCCTTTGAAAATCCCCCTTTTTATGCCCATATCCGGGTGGCCATTCGTCCCCTCGACCAAGCAAAGTTTGGCGATCGCCTTTTATTTTTAGAACAGGCCTACGACTTTATGTTGCAGAGGCCCTATCGCCTACGGGTGCTGAAATTAAAGGTGGTGGAAGATCATATTGAAATTGAAAACTTTAAAGTCAAAGATGAGGAAAAATTCTATGGTGCGGCCAGGGATTTGGGCAAACTAGCTCAACTAACCCCCGCTGATCTCGAACCCATGCATGGCTGTGACATGATTGTGGAATGGACCGGCACTAGCTTTAAAGGGGAAGTGCAACCGGGACGGCAATGCCGAGTGATGCGGGACGGCAAGGAAACCTATCTGGAAAATAGTTTTGAAGTGAGCGAAACGGGATTAATTAGCCTCGACCGTGGTTACGATCCAGAAACCAACGAACGGGTTTGGGGCTCCGTGGCCGGTGCTTTTCATTTTGTCCGGTGGCAGAGTTTCGCCGATGAAGTTAGTTTTTAG
- the pgsA gene encoding CDP-diacylglycerol--glycerol-3-phosphate 3-phosphatidyltransferase, with translation MNIPNWVTVSRLLALPLLFLWLPTPEAETRWWGVGIFLLAASTDWLDGYLARRLNQVTELGKFLDPLVDKLLVLAPLLILLTWQVVPPWAVGLILARELVIAGWRVNPQLASQTEIAGANLWGKVKTVTQITAIALLLAPLPEIYGQIGTVIFWIAVVLTLISGAIYLFPPGNNKVEAG, from the coding sequence ATGAATATACCCAACTGGGTAACTGTTTCCCGTTTATTGGCTTTACCCCTGCTATTTCTTTGGCTACCGACTCCAGAAGCCGAAACCCGTTGGTGGGGAGTGGGGATTTTTTTGCTGGCCGCCAGCACTGACTGGTTGGATGGTTACCTAGCCCGCCGGTTAAATCAGGTGACGGAGTTGGGCAAATTCCTTGATCCGTTGGTGGATAAATTACTGGTATTAGCCCCGTTATTAATTTTGTTAACTTGGCAGGTAGTTCCCCCCTGGGCAGTGGGTTTAATTTTGGCCAGAGAGTTAGTCATCGCCGGTTGGCGGGTTAATCCCCAGCTTGCCAGTCAAACAGAAATTGCCGGGGCCAATCTCTGGGGCAAAGTAAAAACCGTTACCCAAATCACGGCGATCGCCTTGTTGTTAGCACCGTTGCCAGAAATTTATGGCCAAATTGGCACGGTCATCTTCTGGATAGCAGTGGTTTTAACGCTCATTTCCGGGGCAATCTACCTGTTTCCTCCGGGAAACAACAAAGTCGAGGCTGGCTAA
- a CDS encoding diflavin flavoprotein: MGIHAKLETVQLPLLVSCLFPPLTMPAKDVQICPIAVDTTVFRSRTWDRLKFEIEYGLQRGTTANSYLISADKIALFDPPGESFTDNFVGTLIQRLDLNSLDYVILGHVNANRAHTLKLLLSLAPQATIICSNPAAQNLEKLLADAEVNNPIQVMKGNDHLDLGRGHELTFIPTPSPRYPGQLCTYDPRTEILFTDKLFGAHVCGDQVFDEGWTIYQEDRRYYFDCLLAPAAAQVSAALNKLEAYPAQTYAPSHGPLVRYGLRELTRNYQQWLSEQQAQALNVALIYASAYGNTSTLAQAIARGITKAGVAVTAINAETSNAEEIKEAIGKSAGFIFGSPTLGGHAPTPIQTALGITLANASKTQLCGVFGSFGWSGEAIDMLENKFRDAGFSFGFDTIRVKFKPTDQTLKMCEEAGTDFAQALKKAEKRRQPKSALPESESARTEQALGRLVGSLCVVTAQQGELSSAMLASWVSQATFSPPGLTVAVAKERAIESLLHKNSCFVLNILQEGNHLGLMKHFLKPFAPGGDRFADVATETAENGAPILTESLAYLECRVQQRLECGDHWVLYAVTDRGALLKDGVTAVHHRKSGDHY; this comes from the coding sequence GTGGGAATCCATGCAAAACTGGAGACAGTCCAACTACCGTTGTTGGTCAGTTGTCTTTTCCCTCCCCTCACCATGCCTGCCAAAGACGTTCAAATCTGCCCGATCGCCGTTGACACCACTGTGTTTCGCTCCCGCACCTGGGACAGGTTGAAGTTTGAAATTGAGTATGGTTTGCAACGGGGCACCACTGCCAATAGTTACCTGATCAGTGCTGATAAGATTGCCCTCTTTGACCCGCCGGGGGAATCCTTCACCGATAATTTTGTCGGCACCCTAATTCAACGGTTAGACCTCAACAGCCTGGATTACGTCATTTTGGGCCACGTCAACGCCAACCGGGCCCATACCCTGAAGCTTTTGTTGAGCCTAGCTCCCCAGGCAACCATTATCTGCTCTAACCCCGCCGCTCAAAATTTAGAAAAATTGCTGGCGGATGCTGAAGTCAATAATCCTATCCAAGTGATGAAAGGTAATGACCACCTGGATTTGGGCCGGGGCCATGAATTGACCTTTATCCCCACCCCTAGCCCCCGGTACCCAGGGCAACTCTGCACCTACGATCCCCGCACCGAAATTTTATTCACCGATAAACTGTTCGGGGCCCACGTTTGTGGTGACCAAGTGTTCGATGAAGGTTGGACTATTTACCAAGAAGACCGCCGCTATTACTTTGATTGTCTGTTGGCCCCCGCCGCCGCCCAGGTTAGTGCCGCCCTGAATAAGTTAGAAGCCTATCCAGCCCAGACCTATGCCCCCAGCCATGGCCCCCTGGTGCGCTACGGTTTGCGGGAGTTGACCCGTAACTATCAGCAATGGCTCAGTGAACAACAGGCCCAAGCTTTGAACGTGGCCTTAATTTACGCTTCTGCCTACGGTAATACCAGCACCCTGGCCCAGGCGATCGCCAGAGGCATTACTAAAGCTGGGGTAGCGGTAACGGCCATCAATGCGGAAACTAGCAACGCAGAGGAAATTAAGGAGGCGATCGGTAAATCCGCTGGCTTTATTTTTGGTTCCCCTACTCTGGGCGGCCATGCCCCCACCCCCATTCAAACGGCCCTGGGCATCACCCTGGCCAATGCGTCCAAAACCCAACTGTGCGGCGTGTTTGGTTCCTTCGGTTGGAGTGGAGAGGCGATCGATATGCTGGAAAACAAATTTCGGGATGCGGGCTTTAGCTTTGGCTTTGACACCATCCGGGTGAAATTTAAGCCCACCGACCAAACTTTGAAAATGTGCGAAGAGGCCGGTACGGATTTTGCCCAAGCTCTGAAAAAGGCAGAAAAACGCCGTCAACCTAAATCTGCTCTGCCGGAGTCGGAATCTGCCCGCACCGAACAAGCGTTAGGCCGTTTAGTGGGTTCCCTCTGTGTGGTTACCGCCCAGCAAGGGGAATTGAGCAGTGCCATGTTAGCTTCCTGGGTTTCCCAAGCTACCTTTTCCCCCCCTGGTTTGACCGTTGCCGTTGCCAAAGAAAGGGCGATCGAATCTTTGCTACACAAAAACAGTTGCTTTGTGTTGAATATTTTGCAGGAAGGCAACCATCTGGGACTGATGAAACATTTTCTCAAACCCTTTGCCCCCGGCGGCGATCGGTTTGCAGACGTGGCCACGGAAACGGCGGAAAATGGCGCACCAATTTTGACGGAATCCCTGGCTTATTTGGAATGTCGGGTACAACAACGGCTGGAGTGCGGTGACCATTGGGTTCTTTACGCCGTGACTGACCGGGGTGCCCTACTCAAAGATGGGGTAACGGCGGTGCATCACCGGAAATCTGGCGATCATTATTAG
- the recN gene encoding DNA repair protein RecN encodes MLLSLRINNFALIDCLEINFGQGLNVLTGETGAGKSILLDAIDLLLGGKAGARVLRQGCSSGVIEGIFSTSTELNDWLATQAIEPLEDNTIACTREFSKKGSSLNSRSRLNGVLVNRQILAELRSQLVEITAQGQTQQLLDPGQQRQLLDLFGGQNLLEKRQAVEITYKEFTQAKQALTARQQSEQNRLQRLDFLTYQLQELTEAELTDGDEWELLIQEQEKLSHVVELQQLSYQATQLLYQSERDTPAIADLLGDAEGQLQTMAEFDSSLNPLLELVQTALTQVIEAGRQVQRYGDNLEADPERLGEVEARLQVLKRICRKYGPSLTEAIAYQEKIQAEYDQLTDGEQSLAQLQESLTKAEQELIKHCGQLTLIRQKTAQKLEKRLVQELKPLAMEKVIFVCQLESSAPSSFGAEQVVFYFSPNTGEKIQPLAATASGGEMSRFLLALKACFSELAPPSQTLIFDEIDVGVSGKVAQAIADKLAQLSQRQQLLCVTHQPLVAALADAHFHVDKVVINENIADPTNPQLDEDLRTVIRITPLQSDGDRQQELAQLTGGHSAKEALAFAQSLLEKSAARRQASQV; translated from the coding sequence ATGCTACTATCCCTGCGGATCAATAACTTTGCTTTGATTGATTGCTTAGAAATTAACTTTGGGCAAGGCTTGAATGTATTGACGGGGGAAACCGGCGCCGGGAAATCAATTTTGCTTGATGCGATTGATTTATTACTAGGAGGAAAGGCCGGAGCGAGGGTTTTGCGCCAGGGGTGTTCCAGCGGTGTGATTGAAGGAATTTTTTCCACCAGTACCGAGCTTAATGATTGGTTAGCAACCCAAGCCATTGAACCATTGGAAGACAACACCATTGCCTGCACGAGGGAATTTAGCAAAAAAGGAAGCTCATTAAATTCCCGTTCCCGCCTGAATGGAGTGTTGGTAAATCGCCAAATTTTGGCAGAATTGCGGAGCCAATTGGTGGAAATTACAGCCCAGGGCCAAACTCAACAACTATTAGATCCGGGGCAACAACGGCAACTACTGGATTTATTTGGCGGGCAAAACTTATTAGAAAAACGTCAAGCGGTGGAAATAACTTATAAAGAATTTACCCAAGCCAAACAAGCTTTAACAGCCAGGCAACAATCGGAACAAAATCGTTTACAACGGCTGGATTTTTTAACCTATCAGTTACAGGAATTGACCGAAGCAGAATTAACCGATGGCGATGAATGGGAATTGTTAATCCAAGAACAGGAAAAACTTTCCCATGTGGTGGAACTACAACAGTTAAGCTATCAAGCCACCCAGCTTTTGTACCAAAGTGAACGGGATACCCCGGCGATCGCCGATTTGTTGGGGGATGCGGAAGGACAGTTGCAAACCATGGCGGAATTTGACAGTAGCCTTAATCCCTTATTGGAACTGGTACAAACAGCTTTAACCCAAGTAATTGAAGCAGGACGGCAAGTGCAACGCTATGGAGATAATTTGGAAGCTGATCCAGAGCGGTTAGGGGAAGTGGAAGCAAGATTGCAGGTGCTGAAAAGGATTTGTCGTAAATATGGCCCTAGCTTAACCGAAGCGATTGCCTACCAAGAAAAAATCCAAGCTGAATATGACCAGTTGACGGATGGAGAACAATCCCTCGCCCAGTTGCAGGAATCTTTGACCAAGGCAGAGCAAGAATTAATTAAACATTGTGGTCAGTTAACTTTAATTCGCCAAAAAACGGCGCAAAAACTAGAAAAAAGGTTGGTACAAGAACTCAAGCCCCTGGCCATGGAAAAGGTAATTTTTGTTTGCCAATTGGAGTCCAGTGCCCCCAGTAGTTTCGGCGCAGAACAGGTGGTGTTTTATTTCAGCCCCAACACCGGGGAAAAAATTCAACCCTTGGCCGCCACTGCCTCCGGTGGGGAAATGAGCCGATTCCTCCTGGCCCTCAAAGCCTGTTTTAGTGAACTGGCTCCCCCCAGCCAAACCTTAATTTTTGATGAAATCGACGTGGGAGTATCCGGCAAAGTAGCCCAGGCGATCGCCGACAAGCTAGCCCAACTCAGTCAGCGCCAACAACTGCTCTGTGTCACCCATCAACCTTTGGTGGCGGCCCTGGCCGATGCCCATTTCCATGTGGACAAAGTGGTCATTAATGAAAATATTGCCGATCCCACCAATCCCCAGCTTGACGAAGATTTACGCACCGTTATTCGCATTACTCCCCTCCAATCCGACGGCGATCGCCAACAGGAATTAGCCCAACTCACCGGGGGCCATTCCGCCAAAGAAGCGTTAGCCTTTGCCCAATCTTTATTGGAAAAATCCGCCGCCCGTCGCCAAGCCTCCCAAGTTTAA